A single Tenacibaculum sp. 190524A02b DNA region contains:
- a CDS encoding DUF1624 domain-containing protein yields the protein MKSKKTRITSIDVLRGFVMLIMLVDHVRGHFFSNHYLSDPMSIQETNSSLFFTRLVSHLCAPIFVFLTGLSVWLYANPKNKPPRSATGFLVKRGLFLLLLEITLINFSWSASYHTLYLQVIWAIGISMICLAFLSKLPRIWIGILGFIIVFGHNFLTPITFNNTELGYNFWAMLHDRGYLNTDFMKIRVSYPVLPWIGVILLGYFTGSLYHYQITASKRKKALTLIGGSTLGLLLLLRGLNIYGETLPWEAQGSVLKSVMSFLNYTKYPPSLHFLLLTLGIGFLLLSYFEKGNNLLSKVLKVYGSAPLFFYVIHLYVILILHAILMFTVNGGKIVQLNSIYQIWLLSIVLAVLLYFPTKKFSNFKRKSTSKWIKYF from the coding sequence ATGAAAAGTAAAAAAACAAGGATTACGTCTATAGATGTATTAAGGGGTTTTGTCATGTTAATAATGTTAGTTGATCATGTACGAGGGCATTTTTTTTCTAACCACTACCTTTCCGATCCCATGTCAATTCAAGAAACCAATAGTAGTTTATTTTTTACTAGGTTAGTTTCTCATTTATGTGCCCCTATTTTTGTCTTTCTAACAGGTTTATCTGTTTGGTTATACGCCAACCCAAAAAACAAACCACCTAGATCAGCAACGGGATTTTTAGTCAAACGAGGGCTTTTTTTACTTCTTTTAGAAATCACACTTATAAACTTTTCATGGTCTGCCTCTTATCATACTTTGTATTTACAAGTTATATGGGCAATAGGTATCAGTATGATTTGCTTAGCTTTTTTAAGTAAACTACCAAGAATTTGGATTGGTATCCTTGGGTTCATTATTGTTTTTGGGCATAATTTTTTAACACCAATTACATTTAACAATACTGAGTTAGGCTATAATTTTTGGGCTATGCTTCATGACAGAGGTTATTTGAATACCGATTTTATGAAAATCAGAGTTTCTTATCCTGTTTTACCATGGATAGGCGTTATTTTATTAGGATACTTTACAGGCTCTTTATATCATTATCAAATAACAGCTTCAAAAAGAAAAAAAGCATTAACACTTATAGGTGGTTCTACGCTTGGTTTACTTTTGCTATTAAGAGGACTAAATATTTATGGTGAAACGTTACCTTGGGAAGCGCAAGGCTCTGTTTTAAAATCGGTAATGTCATTTTTAAATTATACTAAATACCCGCCTTCGCTTCATTTTTTACTATTAACCTTAGGAATTGGTTTTTTATTACTTTCTTATTTTGAAAAAGGCAACAATTTACTTTCAAAGGTTTTAAAAGTCTATGGCTCTGCTCCATTATTCTTTTATGTTATTCATCTATACGTTATTCTAATTCTCCATGCAATTTTAATGTTTACGGTAAATGGTGGTAAAATTGTTCAGTTAAACAGTATATATCAAATTTGGTTGCTTTCAATAGTGTTAGCAGTTTTATTGTATTTTCCAACCAAAAAATTCTCTAATTTTAAACGCAAAAGTACTTCTAAATGGATTAAGTATTTTTAG
- a CDS encoding cytochrome ubiquinol oxidase subunit I — MENLDAARLQMAFTLIFHIVFACIGMVMPFFMVVSHKKWLNTGNPTYLKLTKAWQKGVAIFFVTGAVSGTALSFELGLLWPEFMEHAGPIIGMPFSLEGAAFFVEAIALGFYLYGWKNLPSKFHWFTGIIVGIAGVASGILVVSANGWMNAPSGFDYVDGKFLNIDPIQALLNPAWFTQALHMVLAAFTATGFAVAGIHAFQILRGKNKELHTKAFKIALTFGAIAAILQPISGDISAKDIAKRQPVKLAAMEAHYETSKGVPLYIGGIVDQEKKEVNYKIEIPKALSFLAFGDFNAEVKGLNDFPEDEIPNVAMVHYAFQIMVGLGGILMLAGIAFFFINRKRKKWMDKKLFWKLFAFLTPAGFIALEAGWIVTEVGRQPWIIHKIMKTKDAVTPMPGIEYSFYMYLVLYTILTITVTWLMARQIKAFNNDKIATV, encoded by the coding sequence ATGGAAAATCTAGATGCAGCTAGACTCCAAATGGCATTTACCCTTATTTTTCATATTGTATTTGCCTGCATTGGCATGGTCATGCCTTTTTTTATGGTAGTCTCTCATAAAAAATGGTTAAACACCGGAAATCCTACATATTTAAAACTCACTAAAGCTTGGCAAAAAGGTGTTGCTATTTTCTTTGTTACTGGAGCCGTTTCTGGTACTGCTTTATCATTTGAATTAGGACTTCTCTGGCCAGAATTCATGGAACATGCAGGGCCAATTATTGGAATGCCTTTTTCCTTAGAAGGCGCAGCTTTTTTTGTTGAAGCTATTGCGCTTGGATTTTACTTATACGGATGGAAAAATCTTCCATCAAAATTTCATTGGTTTACGGGAATCATTGTAGGTATTGCTGGTGTTGCCTCTGGTATTTTAGTAGTTTCTGCCAATGGTTGGATGAATGCTCCTTCTGGATTTGATTATGTTGATGGAAAATTTTTAAATATAGACCCTATTCAGGCACTTTTAAACCCTGCTTGGTTTACCCAAGCTTTACACATGGTATTAGCTGCTTTTACAGCTACAGGGTTTGCTGTGGCTGGTATACATGCCTTTCAAATTCTTAGAGGCAAAAATAAAGAGCTGCATACAAAAGCCTTTAAAATTGCACTAACCTTTGGAGCTATCGCAGCTATTTTACAACCTATTAGTGGAGATATATCAGCTAAGGACATTGCAAAACGTCAACCAGTAAAATTAGCCGCTATGGAAGCACATTACGAAACTTCTAAAGGCGTTCCTTTATACATAGGTGGTATTGTAGATCAAGAGAAAAAAGAAGTCAACTATAAAATAGAAATTCCTAAAGCCTTGTCTTTTTTAGCCTTTGGTGATTTTAATGCAGAAGTAAAAGGACTGAATGATTTCCCAGAAGATGAAATCCCTAATGTAGCTATGGTACACTATGCTTTTCAAATTATGGTTGGGCTTGGTGGTATTTTAATGCTAGCTGGCATTGCTTTCTTTTTTATCAACAGAAAAAGAAAAAAATGGATGGATAAAAAATTATTTTGGAAACTTTTTGCTTTCCTAACACCCGCAGGTTTTATTGCTTTAGAAGCTGGTTGGATTGTTACTGAAGTAGGAAGACAGCCTTGGATTATTCATAAAATTATGAAAACCAAAGATGCTGTTACACCAATGCCTGGTATTGAATATAGCTTTTATATGTATTTAGTTTTATATACTATACTTACTATAACTGTTACTTGGTTAATGGCCAGACAAATTAAAGCTTTTAATAACGATAAAATAGCAACCGTATGA
- a CDS encoding cytochrome d ubiquinol oxidase subunit II, protein MTVVVLFFLAFSLLLYVLLGGADFGAGIIELFSSKKNQDITKRTVYRVMGPVWEANHIWVIILIVILWIAFPKYYKIMVTSLHIPITLMLLGITLRGVAFVFRHYDAYVDESQRIYNWLFRISSLITPIFLGMVFGGMVSSKIIIVDETTRSFSEAYITPWLNTFSILVGLFFASLCAFLSAVLLIGEANDEGYPVYVRKAKTATIVVVIMGFITISYGYLNKLPFVNGIVTDKLSIGLIILSAICLIPLWYFVKKGSRIISRTFAGLQVVLIIAVAIIPHFPNSLLIKNGSLNLFESMAPSSVINVLGISLLIGGAIILPGLFHLLKSFKLIKILERPNTSSK, encoded by the coding sequence ATGACTGTAGTAGTTCTTTTCTTTTTGGCCTTTTCATTATTATTATACGTATTGTTAGGAGGTGCCGATTTTGGCGCGGGTATTATCGAGTTATTTTCGTCAAAAAAAAATCAAGATATTACCAAAAGGACAGTCTATCGTGTTATGGGACCTGTTTGGGAAGCCAATCATATTTGGGTAATTATTTTAATCGTAATTCTATGGATTGCCTTTCCTAAATATTATAAAATCATGGTTACTTCTTTACACATTCCCATTACGTTAATGTTACTAGGAATTACCTTACGTGGAGTTGCTTTTGTATTTAGGCATTACGATGCTTATGTAGATGAATCACAACGTATTTACAATTGGCTTTTCCGTATTTCAAGCTTAATTACACCAATTTTTCTTGGGATGGTTTTTGGCGGAATGGTAAGTAGTAAAATTATTATTGTAGATGAAACTACACGTAGTTTTTCTGAGGCTTATATTACACCTTGGTTGAATACCTTTTCTATACTAGTGGGTTTATTTTTTGCTAGTTTATGCGCTTTTTTATCAGCTGTATTGTTAATTGGTGAAGCAAATGATGAAGGATACCCTGTTTATGTTAGAAAGGCTAAAACTGCTACAATAGTTGTAGTTATTATGGGATTTATAACTATTAGCTACGGGTATTTAAACAAACTACCCTTTGTTAATGGAATTGTAACTGATAAATTAAGTATTGGTTTAATTATACTATCGGCTATTTGTTTAATTCCACTTTGGTATTTTGTAAAAAAAGGAAGTAGAATTATAAGCAGAACTTTTGCTGGTTTACAAGTAGTTTTAATTATTGCTGTGGCCATTATTCCGCATTTTCCAAATTCTTTGTTAATTAAAAATGGAAGTTTGAATCTTTTTGAAAGTATGGCACCTAGTTCTGTAATCAATGTACTCGGTATTTCCTTACTCATTGGTGGTGCTATTATTCTACCAGGATTATTTCATTTATTAAAATCGTTTAAACTGATTAAAATTTTGGAACGTCCTAACACTAGCAGTAAGTAA
- a CDS encoding T9SS type A sorting domain-containing protein — translation MKKTLLFLMLQLAFITIAKAQTYPIEIHANNRVASLQMPVSEYNSWKVDDGFGTRAVREALFKDIYSKFNDDFDFIFLVLNEEKKPDNLPFGRLIKVSNDIEGLGMNKYNNGSRYGSSGKLKSVMQLTQINFLRNGPSLHELMHNWGNFGIETHAVQSAGTNLTSTRYIPHWGFTGGNTKGQLGGFKQSTLVDKGNGAYSVESFGQNANGGNSVPFNELELYLMGMIPASEVTNFDVFTNITSVAVNNGVFDFEASNRTTFTPALLESEMGKRVPSSTTSQKEFKLLVIALTDEPLTTAQWNLLDDHAEKFGRKGSDGTSSYNFWEATNGKGSMEIANLQNSVKVLSVEDTVLNNAITIYPNPVKDKFLVDVTDKTIEVAQISLYDAIGKEVADFSMMATQEAIEINVAKYNAGLYFLKVKSKEGGTSVKKLFIE, via the coding sequence ATGAAAAAAACATTACTTTTTTTAATGCTGCAATTGGCATTTATAACAATTGCAAAAGCACAGACGTACCCAATAGAAATTCATGCAAACAATAGAGTGGCCTCTTTACAAATGCCAGTTTCTGAATATAATAGTTGGAAAGTTGATGACGGTTTTGGTACAAGAGCGGTAAGAGAAGCTTTATTTAAAGATATTTATAGCAAATTTAATGACGATTTTGATTTTATCTTTTTAGTACTGAATGAAGAAAAGAAACCAGACAATCTACCGTTTGGAAGATTGATAAAGGTGTCTAATGATATTGAAGGTCTAGGGATGAATAAGTATAATAACGGAAGTCGTTACGGTTCTTCAGGAAAGTTAAAATCGGTAATGCAATTAACGCAAATCAACTTTTTAAGAAATGGTCCTTCTTTGCATGAGTTAATGCATAATTGGGGTAATTTTGGGATTGAAACACATGCAGTACAATCTGCTGGAACTAACCTTACATCTACTCGTTATATACCACATTGGGGATTTACTGGTGGAAACACAAAAGGACAGTTAGGAGGTTTTAAGCAAAGTACTTTAGTTGATAAAGGAAATGGAGCCTATTCAGTTGAATCATTTGGACAAAATGCTAATGGAGGAAATAGTGTTCCATTTAATGAATTAGAGTTATACTTAATGGGGATGATTCCTGCTTCAGAAGTAACAAATTTTGATGTATTTACTAACATAACTTCCGTTGCGGTAAATAATGGGGTTTTTGATTTTGAAGCGTCTAATAGAACCACTTTTACTCCTGCTTTACTAGAGAGTGAAATGGGTAAAAGGGTTCCTTCATCAACTACTTCACAAAAAGAATTTAAGTTGTTGGTAATAGCATTAACTGATGAGCCATTAACTACAGCACAATGGAATTTATTAGATGATCATGCAGAAAAATTTGGAAGAAAAGGATCAGACGGTACTTCTTCGTATAATTTTTGGGAAGCTACTAATGGAAAAGGGTCTATGGAAATAGCCAATTTACAGAATAGTGTAAAAGTATTAAGTGTAGAAGATACCGTATTAAATAATGCGATTACAATTTACCCAAATCCTGTAAAAGATAAGTTTTTAGTAGACGTTACTGATAAAACTATTGAAGTAGCGCAAATTTCCTTATATGATGCAATTGGTAAAGAAGTAGCAGATTTTAGTATGATGGCAACACAAGAGGCTATAGAAATTAATGTAGCTAAATATAATGCAGGATTATACTTTTTAAAAGTAAAGAGTAAAGAAGGAGGAACGTCAGTTAAAAAGCTATTTATAGAGTAA
- a CDS encoding PAS domain S-box protein — protein MNENKIQSLEESLAQERTARKEAELLMRQKSIDLYNKNLELEETNKTLSKVINEKEIELNNLFKTIIDPYILMDLYGNVLKMNKAAVEFYGFNNEEAPFNVMNTLYSDDVEYAMTSFQEFLENGTFRNFQARVYNKNGDLKWVDINCNVIYDANNEPTLAQGILRDITKQKLHQQVFEEQKNQLNTIFENSSLGIVLSEKEKIVKANKAFLALLNYTEKELLNININELAVKEDNETTFRLKQQLNNGEINHYSANKRYKTKYGKTIWAKTNVSNVKSNSKTKKYQVTIIENITEELQNEALLKALNSLMSSILTKTGIYEIAWEITSNITKLLGFEDFVIYLLNYKTGRLKQIAAYGNKVNTDGTIKNPMEISIGDGIVGHVAHTGISEIVNNTAEDIRYITDDSKRLSEISVPIIANNEVIGVLDSEHSSMNFFTEYHLKTLETIANLAATQLKNALNLQLLVETDKKNKELLKNLTQSNKELKDFAHVVSHDLKSPLRSMDALINWIKEENDKNLNQEIEENLNLVLKKIDKMDHLINGILKYASIEQVGKAKKVTDIQLLVSDLIETIYIPEHISLTIKNKLPKLKVDKFKIHQLFQNLVSNAIKYNDKEKGIIIIDCMEKKDHWQFSIEDNGIGISDKYYKKIFEIFQSLEANEDSTGIGLSIVKKIVDMYGGDVWVTSKLNKGTTFYFTLPK, from the coding sequence ATGAATGAAAACAAGATACAATCTTTAGAAGAGTCTCTTGCGCAAGAAAGAACAGCACGTAAAGAAGCTGAACTATTAATGCGACAAAAATCTATAGACCTTTACAATAAAAATCTTGAACTTGAAGAAACCAATAAAACCCTGTCTAAAGTTATTAACGAGAAGGAAATTGAGCTTAACAACTTATTTAAAACAATTATTGATCCGTATATATTAATGGATTTATATGGTAATGTTTTAAAAATGAATAAAGCTGCTGTAGAATTTTATGGTTTTAATAATGAAGAGGCACCATTTAATGTCATGAATACTTTATACAGCGATGATGTAGAATATGCTATGACTTCTTTTCAAGAGTTTTTAGAGAATGGTACTTTTAGAAACTTCCAAGCAAGGGTTTACAATAAAAATGGTGATTTAAAATGGGTAGATATTAATTGTAATGTTATCTATGATGCTAATAATGAACCCACACTTGCACAAGGAATATTAAGGGATATTACCAAACAAAAACTTCATCAACAAGTTTTTGAAGAGCAGAAAAACCAACTGAATACTATTTTTGAAAACTCTTCTTTAGGTATTGTACTATCTGAAAAAGAAAAAATTGTAAAAGCCAACAAAGCCTTTTTAGCCCTTTTAAATTATACCGAAAAGGAATTATTGAATATAAACATTAATGAGCTTGCTGTAAAAGAGGATAACGAAACTACCTTTAGGTTAAAACAACAACTAAATAATGGTGAAATTAACCATTATTCAGCTAACAAGCGCTACAAAACAAAATACGGAAAAACCATTTGGGCAAAAACCAACGTATCCAACGTTAAATCTAATAGTAAAACAAAAAAATATCAAGTTACTATTATTGAAAATATTACAGAAGAACTACAAAATGAAGCTTTACTAAAAGCACTAAACAGTTTAATGTCTTCTATACTAACCAAAACTGGTATCTATGAAATTGCTTGGGAAATTACCTCTAACATTACCAAATTATTAGGTTTTGAAGACTTTGTGATTTATTTGTTGAATTATAAAACTGGTAGACTAAAACAAATTGCTGCTTATGGTAATAAAGTAAATACAGATGGAACTATAAAGAATCCTATGGAAATTTCTATTGGTGATGGCATTGTGGGACATGTAGCCCATACTGGAATTTCTGAAATTGTAAATAATACTGCTGAAGATATTAGATATATTACAGACGATAGTAAACGATTATCCGAAATTTCTGTACCTATAATTGCAAATAACGAAGTAATTGGTGTCTTAGATTCTGAGCATTCTAGTATGAATTTTTTTACTGAGTACCATTTAAAAACATTAGAAACTATTGCCAATTTAGCAGCAACACAATTAAAAAATGCGCTTAACTTACAACTACTTGTTGAAACGGATAAAAAAAATAAAGAACTCTTAAAAAATTTAACTCAAAGTAATAAAGAACTTAAGGACTTTGCACACGTAGTATCGCACGATTTAAAATCACCTTTACGAAGTATGGATGCTTTGATTAATTGGATTAAAGAAGAAAATGATAAAAACCTTAATCAAGAAATTGAAGAAAACTTAAATTTAGTATTAAAAAAAATTGATAAAATGGATCACTTGATCAACGGTATTTTAAAATATGCCAGTATAGAACAAGTAGGGAAAGCTAAAAAAGTAACTGATATACAACTTTTAGTAAGTGATCTTATTGAAACTATATACATACCAGAACATATTTCTTTAACTATTAAAAATAAACTACCTAAATTAAAAGTAGACAAATTTAAAATACACCAACTATTTCAAAACTTGGTAAGTAATGCTATAAAATATAATGATAAAGAAAAGGGTATTATTATTATTGATTGTATGGAAAAAAAAGACCATTGGCAATTTAGTATTGAAGATAATGGCATAGGAATTTCTGATAAATATTATAAAAAGATTTTCGAAATATTTCAGTCTTTGGAGGCTAATGAAGATTCAACAGGTATTGGATTGTCTATTGTTAAAAAAATTGTTGATATGTATGGTGGTGATGTTTGGGTAACCTCTAAATTAAACAAAGGCACTACTTTTTATTTTACACTTCCTAAATAA
- a CDS encoding slipin family protein, translating to MKRVRINQGKVGLVFKNGDYLKAITKGVHWLKWNESVLPFDITKDFYAPVALDILLTDETLINMLDVVEVKDNELVFVYENDNFKRVLEAGRYVFWKGLINRTFQRIDISKIYITETIDKSLFKNYAVAKYIKEFEVTAYEKAVLLVDDVHTKTLTGGTYRFWRNNTSIKIAKVDTRRLQLEISGQELLTKDKATIRINFYTQYKVIDVEKALLENKEYEKQLYIAMQLILRAYVGTYSLDELLEKKEDIATEVLKEIKDKATVLGVKVITCGIRDVILTGEMKEIMNQVLVAQKRAQANIITRREETASTRSLLNTAKLMENNEMLFKLKEMEYVEKIADKIGEITVSGNGNMVKQLKEIFAVNK from the coding sequence ATGAAAAGAGTTAGAATTAACCAAGGAAAAGTTGGATTGGTATTTAAAAATGGAGACTATTTAAAAGCCATAACTAAAGGTGTACACTGGTTAAAATGGAATGAAAGTGTATTACCTTTTGATATAACTAAAGATTTTTACGCACCAGTAGCTTTAGATATTTTACTAACAGATGAGACATTAATAAATATGTTAGATGTGGTTGAGGTAAAGGATAATGAGTTAGTTTTTGTATATGAAAATGATAACTTTAAGCGCGTGCTTGAGGCTGGAAGGTATGTGTTTTGGAAAGGATTAATTAATAGAACGTTTCAAAGAATAGATATTAGTAAAATTTACATAACAGAAACTATTGATAAATCACTATTTAAAAACTATGCTGTAGCCAAATATATTAAAGAGTTTGAAGTAACAGCCTATGAAAAAGCAGTATTATTAGTAGATGATGTACATACTAAAACCTTAACGGGAGGTACGTATAGATTCTGGAGAAATAATACTTCAATTAAAATAGCAAAAGTTGATACTAGACGATTACAATTAGAAATTTCTGGACAAGAGTTATTGACCAAAGACAAAGCAACGATTCGTATTAACTTCTATACACAGTATAAGGTAATTGATGTAGAGAAGGCTTTGTTAGAGAATAAAGAATATGAGAAGCAATTATACATTGCTATGCAGTTAATTTTAAGAGCTTATGTAGGAACCTATTCTTTGGATGAATTACTAGAAAAGAAAGAAGATATTGCAACAGAGGTTTTAAAAGAAATAAAAGATAAAGCAACTGTGTTAGGAGTAAAAGTAATTACTTGTGGAATTAGAGATGTTATTTTAACTGGTGAAATGAAAGAAATTATGAATCAAGTTTTAGTAGCTCAAAAAAGAGCACAGGCCAATATAATTACTAGAAGAGAAGAAACAGCCTCAACTAGAAGTTTATTAAATACTGCTAAGTTGATGGAAAATAATGAAATGTTGTTTAAATTAAAAGAAATGGAATATGTAGAGAAAATTGCCGATAAAATTGGAGAAATTACGGTGTCTGGTAATGGAAATATGGTAAAACAGTTAAAAGAAATTTTTGCTGTAAATAAATAA
- a CDS encoding ribonuclease H-like YkuK family protein: MEVVQQKWRNFKGKLFEKPITEIVENAIVKEQEAGYRLKICVGSDSQGYKSHTAYATAVVVLREGKGGFMFIRSYKEAKKIGIKERMLKEVAMSVEVAYAICDLLNKYNVELEVHADINTDAKFQSNVALKEAMGYILGMGFEFKAKPFAFASSSCADRVV; the protein is encoded by the coding sequence ATGGAAGTAGTACAACAAAAATGGAGAAATTTTAAAGGGAAGTTATTTGAAAAGCCCATTACAGAAATCGTAGAGAATGCAATTGTAAAAGAGCAAGAAGCAGGATACCGTTTAAAAATTTGTGTAGGTTCAGATTCACAAGGATATAAATCTCATACAGCTTATGCTACAGCGGTTGTAGTATTAAGAGAAGGAAAAGGTGGTTTTATGTTTATAAGAAGTTATAAAGAAGCTAAAAAAATAGGCATAAAAGAAAGAATGCTCAAAGAGGTTGCTATGTCTGTAGAAGTAGCTTATGCAATCTGTGATTTGTTAAATAAATATAATGTTGAATTAGAAGTGCATGCTGATATTAATACAGATGCTAAGTTTCAATCAAATGTAGCTTTAAAAGAGGCAATGGGTTATATTTTAGGTATGGGCTTTGAATTTAAAGCCAAGCCTTTTGCCTTTGCAAGCTCCTCTTGTGCAGATAGAGTGGTGTAA